In Corvus moneduloides isolate bCorMon1 chromosome 12, bCorMon1.pri, whole genome shotgun sequence, the following proteins share a genomic window:
- the IRX5 gene encoding iroquois-class homeodomain protein IRX-5: MSYPQGYLYQPSASLALYSCPAYSTSVISGPRTDELGRSSSGSAFSPYAGSTAFTAPSPGYNSHLQYGTDPAAAAAAAFTSYVGSPYDHTPGMAGSLGYHPYAAPLGSYPYGDPAYRKNATRDATATLKAWLNEHRKNPYPTKGEKIMLAIITKMTLTQVSTWFANARRRLKKENKMTWTPRNRSEDEEEEENIDLEKNDEDEPQKLEEKGDPGTPDTGAADPKAAPGCERLQESPVPREAESGLSDSDCKELAEERLDGPPVPHKAPGASPLGPCPGGRGPPPAGGEEPPPYRPPSAAAGPPHAADLHPLLPAATGASVIHSPQQAALAKPKLWSLAEIATSADKAKEAGGEAAPPGPAVLGGGGPSRSPPRPRSPAAQCPFPNGAVLPRPLYYTAPFYPGYTNYGSFGALHGHPAGGPAAAAPGAHFNGLNQTVLSRAESLAKDTKMIRSQSQVDLCKDSPYELKKGMSNI, translated from the exons ATGTCGTATCCTCAGGGTTACTTGTACCAGCCGTCTGCGTCCTTGGCTCTCTATTCCTGCCCGGCGTACAGCACCAGCGTGATCTCCGGACCCAGGACCGATGAACTTGGGAGATCTTCTTCGGGCTCCGCTTTTTCCCCTTATGCCGGATCTACCGCCTTTACCGCCCCTTCCCCGGGTTACAACTCCCACCTCCAGTACGGCACCGacccggccgccgccgccgccgccgccttcACTTCCTACGTG ggCTCGCCCTACGACCACACGCCGGGCATGGCCGGTTCCCTGGGGTACCACCCGTACGCGGCGCCCCTCGGCTCCTACCCCTACGGGGACCCCGCGTACCGCAAGAACGCGACGCGGGACGCCACGGCCACTCTCAAGGCCTGGCTCAACGAGCACCGGAAAAACCCCTACCCCACCAAGGGCGAGAAGATCATGCTGGCCATCATCACCAAAATGACCCTCACCCAGGTCTCCACCTGGTTCGCCAACGCACGGCGGCGGCTCAAGAAGGAGAACAAAATGACCTGGACCCCACGGAACCGCAgcgaggatgaggaggaagaggaaaacatcGACCTGGAGAAAAATGACGAGGACGAGCCACAGAAactggaggagaagggggacCCCGGGACGCCGGACACAG GAGCGGCGGATCCCAAGGCAGCGCCGGGCTGCGAGCGCCTCCAGGAGTCCCCCGTCCCCCGGGAGGCCGAGAGCGGCCTCAGCGACTCGGATTGCAAAGAGCTAGCGGAGGAGCGGCTCGACGGGCCGCCCGTCCCCCACAAGGCGCCCGGCGCTTCGCCGCTGGGACCGTGCCCGGGGGGCCGCGGGCCGCCGCCGGCGGGCGGCGAGGAGCCCCCGCCGTACCGCCcgccctccgccgccgccgggccgcCGCACGCCGCCGACCTGCACCCGCTGCTGCCCGCCGCCACCGGCGCCTCCGTCATCCACTCGCCGCAGCAGGCAGCCCTCGCCAAGCCCAAGCTCTGGTCGCTGGCCGAGATCGCCACCTCGGCGGACAAGGCTAAGGAGGCCGGCGGTGAGGCGGcaccccccggccccgccgtgctgggcggcggcggcccgTCCCGCtcgccgccgcggccgcgctcGCCGGCCGCGCAGTGCCCTTTCCCCAACGGGGCGGTCCTGCCCCGGCCGCTCTACTACACGGCTCCCTTCTACCCCGGCTACACGAACTACGGCTCCTTCGGGGCCCTGCACGGGCACCCCgccggcggccccgccgccgccgcccccggcgcCCACTTCAATGGATTAAATCAGACTGTCCTCAGCAGAGCCGAGAGCCTGGCTAAAGACACTAAAATGATCAGGAGCCAGTCCCAAGTAGACCTTTGCAAAGACTCACCTTACGAACTGAAGAAAGGTATGTCCAACATTTAA
- the LOC116450116 gene encoding uncharacterized protein LOC116450116 translates to MARRTHIPGSPRRREGAAALPGWGGCGRGFAGASPPSPAGQRRHLALRRGRCSAFACSRPATRGAGVCFKTGRPGQEVPVSPSRHRRRPAPSLPPSPGLRPGGDIHSPPAGRRLGLAERPRCRAGAAREGPAGQGALAPLSPRGTRQDGGPLGGRCPPYSRVTYPALPCPALHYSTHQAAAPPVPPPAVPAHDWLSPRRRRALRFFHGPADLSLSAGCGGAVAARARWRRSPEAALTGRRAEALRAAGPPPARTSPAGLSTARPGPARPEEEAEVLTIFSWHLTFLKRRCCSMVGAPVAVTWPSVWVLEEGPCCLPAPLGIKFHECLLGRGQLCRA, encoded by the exons ATGGCCAGGCGCACACATATACCCGGGAGCCCAAGGCGCCGGGAGGGAGCCGCCGCGCTGCCGGGTTGGGGCGGCTGCGGCCGGGGCTTCGCGGGCGCCTCTCCGCCCTCGCCCGCTGGGCAGCGGCGGCACCTTGCTCTGCGCCGGGGCCGCTGCTCCGCTTTCGCCTGCAGCCGG CCGGCGACGCGAGGAGCAGGGGTGTGTTTTAAAACGGGCAGGCCGGGGCAGGAGGTACCCGTGTCCCCGTCGCGACACCGACGCcgccccgctccctccctccctccgtcTCCGGGGCTCCGTCCCGGCGGCGACATCCACAGCCCCCCGGCTGGGCGCAGGCTGGGACTTGCCGAGCGGCCGCGCTGCAgggccggggctgcgcgggAAGGgccggccgggcagggcgcgCTGGCCCCGCTGTCTCCGCGGGGGACGCGGCAGGACGGAGGCCCGCTGGGCGGGCGCTGCCCGCCGTACAGTAGAGTAACCtaccctgccctgccctgccctgccctgcactACAGTACCCATCAGGCCGCGGCCCCGCCAGTCCCGCCCCCGGCCGTCCCGGCGCATGACTGGCTGTCCCCCCGCCGGCGGCGGGCGCTCCGCTTCTTCCACGGGCCCGCGGACCTGTCCCTCAGCGCGGGGTGTGGAGGGGCGGTGGCAGCTCGGGCGCGGTGGCGGCGGAGTCCGGAGGCGGCGCTGACAGGACGGCGCGCGGAGGCGCTgcgggccgcggggccgcccccggcccggaCCAGCCCCGctgggctcagcacagcccggcccggcccggcccggcccgag GAAGAAGCAGAAGTTTTAACCATCTTCTCATGGCATCTGACTTTTTTGAAGAGGAG gtgctgcagcatgGTGGGAGCTCCTGTAGCTGTAACCTGGCCTTCGGTGTGGGTGTTAGAG GAAGGACCTTGCTGTCTCCCAGCTCCTCTAGGCATTAAGTTCCATGAATGT